The following are encoded together in the Brassica napus cultivar Da-Ae chromosome A9, Da-Ae, whole genome shotgun sequence genome:
- the LOC111213877 gene encoding protein DELAY OF GERMINATION 1-like, with protein sequence MENKGKNIEQAQASCYQQWMSLQSQRVPELKQALAQRRTHEGTADAAADDNKLRELTQNIIGDFKNYAGKRADLSHRCSSSYYAPSWNTPLENALIWMGGCRPSSFFRLVYALCGSQTEIRVTQFLRNIDGYDYSGSGGASLSDLTAEQLAKINVLHVKIIDEEEKMTKKVSSLQEDAADIPISTVAYAEEHVGEPNAMVDQALDKQEEAMATLLAEADNLRVDTLAKIIEILTPVQAGDFLMAGKKLHLSMHHWGALRDRRRGECIIDAGNDGGGEEEK encoded by the exons atggaGAACAAAGGGAAGAACATCGAACAAGCTCAAGCAAGTTGTTATCAACAGTGGATGAGTTTACAATCCCAACGCGTCCCTGAGCTTAAACAAGCCTTAGCTCAACGGCGCACTCACGAAGGCACGGCCGACGCTGCCGCCGATGATAACAAGCTCCGTGAATTAACACAAAACATCATTGGAGATTTCAAAAATTACGCTGGAAAAAGAGCTGATTTATCTCACCGATGTAGCTCGAGCTATTATGCGCCGTCGTGGAACACTCCTTTAGAGAACGCTCTTATTTGGATGGGTGGTTGTAgaccttcttctttctttaggCTCGTTTATGCTTTGTGTGGGTCCCAAACCGAGATTCGTGTTACTCAGTTTCTCCGTAACATCGACGGCTACGATTATTCAG GTAGTGGTGGCGCATCACTCAGCGATCTAACGGCGGAGCAACTAGCAAAGATCAACGTGTTGCATGTAAAAATCATAGACGAAGAAGAGAAGATGACAAAGAAAGTTTCGAGCCTGCAAGAAGACGCGGCGGATATCCCCATCTCCACCGTGGCTTACGCAGAGGAGCACGTGGGAGAGCCTAACGCAATGGTGGATCAAGCTCTCGACAAGCAAGAAGAAGCTATGGCCACTTTATTGGCCGAGGCCGATAATCTGAGGGTAGATACTTTGGCCAAAATCATAGAGATTCTGACGCCAGTGCAAGCGGGGGATTTTTTGATGGCCGGAAAAAAGCTTCATCTTTCAATGCATCACTGGGGAGCGTTAAGAGATCGGCGCCGTGGTGAATGCATAATTGACGCTGGAAACGATGGCGGGGGAGAGGAGGAGAAGTAG